In Camelina sativa cultivar DH55 chromosome 17, Cs, whole genome shotgun sequence, the genomic stretch AAGTAGAATATGAACTATAAGGCAGTGGAAAATAATAAGACTCACGAGATTAGATGTGGCAGCTTCAACGAATGAATTAGCTCTGGAATGATCAGATGAAGAAAGGTAATGAGCAGCTAATATATTGCCCAAAACACAATCTTTATCGTAGATTGGTGCTTCTAGAATCACTTTCCTATTCCTCCCATAGATAAGAACCTTCATAAACAACAGAACATGATCAACAACAAGAATGAACTGAGATAAATTACAAAGATGGAAACTTTTAAGAGACAGCAGAAGCTACCCACAATATAGTAATTAGAAACCCCCAAAATTGAGCTACATAATGGGTCAAGACTCATAAAAATGATCAAACCCTATTCATAAATCCgataaaagaatcaaaattgATACTTTTCCTATATaccaaagaataaaacaaaaaatctcaattCGCATCTCAAGCCCTGTAAACCAATCGATcataaaaaatgttcaaaatcgAATTCATGAGACATGTCTGTAACTAAAGATGGTGGTAATCAAAGATTTTAACCTGCTGGAAATAGGAGTTAATTGCGTGGATGCAATCATCAGAAAAGGTATTAACTTCGTAACCCCACCGAACACATCTAAGTGTTTTCATCTCCATTTCAAGAGTCACAGAgctttcttcgtcttctaccTCAAAAATCGCAGCTTTTCTATATACGAACACTTCCGTCTCTGTTTTGGATTAGGATGATTTcagataatataatatagacagcgatttttttttcagcagtTTCCTTGTCGTTGTCATTAATCATTTTAAGCTAACACGAGTTCGTGTCTTTTGTTATATGAGTGACGTCTCACTTTGGCATTTTCTCTACTTTTGGATAATgtacaattttgttattttagtaaaataaacaattaacgCCAAAGTTTTTATACATAAACATGCTTAAATAGATAATTATCATAGACTCATATTAGTGACGCactaagccaaaaaaaaaaaagaaagccaaCTAACCCACATGAGAGAtagaatagaagaaagaaaaatccaaagTGGCATTTATGATTAGGCAAATACATAGAGAACTTCATACGAAACTCTCAAAGAAGACAAATCTTATTCACTcgttcatttatttatttcccTCCCCCCACACACACATTACTTTGGAAACTTCAGCTTTGCGAACGCGACGTACTCATCGACACTTGCCACGTACGGCTTAACAGCTTCATGGGTCTTGAACCTCTCTGCCCATTTCATCAACCCGGGTGTTGTCTCTTCTTGGAGAAACTTGACGCCGGAAAACACCTCAATCACGGAGATTGGACCTAAAAGTGTTCCACATGCAATGTCGAGGTACCCTATGTTTTCTCCTCCGAAGAACCCTAACCCTTTGCTGCTCTTCTGAAACGTCTCTTCTACTATCCCCAAACACTCCATCAGCTTTCCCGCCGCCACCATTCTCCCTTCCTCGTCTTTTGCTCCCGCCGCCGCATTTATCGACTCGAAACACTGTTTCATACAACACATGAACATAAAACTCTTGAGTTGTTGACTTAACATCTGATATCTTCTCTGTTTCTAATCTCCACTCAGATCTATATTCGAATATCAAGATCTAAGCATTTAGTTTGACTTCACGAaccaaagtttcaaactttaacAAGCAAAACAGAGCATGTGTAACATAGATCCATGACCATGGAAATGAGTGTAAACTCGTTTACCTTGTCGTCGACGTACTGAGCCCAGAACCGAGCATATGCGCGATCGTAAGGTTGAGACGGAAGGATGGAAGGATCAGATGACCAAACTTCATCGACGTACTGAACGATGTTGAGGGATTCACAGATGGAGACGTCACCATGGATGAGGACAGGGACTTTCTTGTGGATGGGGTTAGACTTGATAAGGAGTTCACTTTTTAACTTAATAACATCAGGTTCGTCTAAGTACTCGTACTTGACAGATTTCAAGTGTAGAGCCACTCTAGCCCTAAGGGCAAAAGGGCTTGACCAAGCACCTATCAGCTTCACTGTATCGTTCTGTGCCATGTTTTCTCCTAGTTTTTATTTATCTGAACCTATTCAGGTGAgtgtgtgtttatatagagagtTGAGAGTTAGGGAGAAAAGTGGAATTAAGGGTCGTAATTCTCGTCAGCTAGTGGCATGTGAGAGTCAAAGGCGGTGACGCGGTGTCTTCTAGAACACCAAGTTATATAAACTATGAACACcaaaagaatcacaaaaccACTTCCTATGTAACTCATATATTTGTATaccattatatttatttatgcgGACATAAGGTTAGAAATGTTATTATTTGATTGGTCATTGAATTGCCTTAAGGTGCTTAACCAGTCTCGAGGCCAAGATACACTTCAAGATAACCAACAGTAACGATATTTTCACTGGTGTCTAAATTCTCAAGTTTGACCTTACGGTAGACATGTCCAAATACACTTCAAGTATTTGTCTTCATGGGCAATGATGTATTTGCTCTTCCAATAAAAACCGGTCTGTGTCAGTTGAATTTACACTGAACAACTCCAAATTGAAAAACGATGCAGCCTTGTGTTAAAGGAAGATACAGAACCTCACGGAACTCAAGATCTGTGTTAGTTGTCACAATCTTTGTTTGGCATGGATCATCTTCGTTTGTCCTTGTAGTTGTATTTCTTCTCACCACGGTCGCCAATTTTTGATGCTCCTACTACCATTACAaataagttctttttttttgggtttctctATCTACACACAAGAAATATTGATGATGTTATTAGTTTGTTTGCTATTTAGAGAACTAAGACTCAGGCCCCCCGTGATGTCGAGGgagaaatattttagaaaaaaaataaataaaatttaaaattatacattataaaatcatttgaatgtaataaaatagtttgaatacataaacattaaacataaactgttacaaaaaaacacaaccatcaaaatgaaaatttataacaaaaaatattatgcagaatagacgcaactttgcaaaaaaatattgtttaaagtattataaatataaggtttttttatgaagaattatggtaaagttacaattaaaaaaaatcattatgacaaagtaatcctaactgagaatattgaacaaatggttgtaatgagtaaatataattttctattaaataaatataattaaaaacaaaataatactccctccgtttcagtatataagatattttggcctctcttttttgtttcaaagtataagatgttttgtaattttccatgcgaattttaatatatatttaataatctgtAATCATTTTTCTTACAGTCATCTTTATGAttagttgaaatttttttaacttaaatatatatgatactttttaaaagaaaaataaattatcttaatATGTGTGCATTTAccttaaacatcctatattttgaaacaaaagaagtataaattttaaatattaaaataattttaaaatgaaaagttacgataaatagatgcaacacaactataaattctatattaagttttattaaattcctatattgctataattatttctaaaattttagttagattatagaataacgttgaatattagatattaatattcaaattatttagattaaatgtaaaaacggaaaatttgtttcaacgattgatttgttagttattgataaaaaagacaaatatatagaaagttcaaaagacatgactatttaaatagacacacctattagaacgaaaagttgtgatgaaaaaatatgaattaaatatagtgaaaagacacaactccgaaatgaacagatacaactgtttgggtttttaaaaaaggataaaacaattttcttacaaaaaaatactaagcaAAGTCGCAACTGTTATtcgtatttattcagattgttattcttatttttaaatattaaactaatttttaacaaaaagttacgataaaaatagacgcaactgtaaattctatattaagttgtattaaatttctctattgctataatcatttctaaaattttagttagtttatagaataacgttgaatattagatattttattatttagtttcaacataaaatggaCTAAAAGACATgaatatttgaatagacacacctattagatcgaaaagttgtgatgaaaagatataaataaaatatagtgaaaagacacaactttacaataaAGAGATACAAcggtttgaatttttaaaaaaaattatgaaaaggtGCTATGAAAAATCGCAAATGTTGTGTCTGCACTTGATTTCACCtaataacccatataaactgcttttaaatagaagacatctttattaccatattgagaagtcaaattcaaaaattcattatataatccatctaactcttgaaaaaaaaactctaagtatttttatgaaatttttctatttaaaattaactaaaagttgtaaattagattcgtcattccaaaaatcttttgttaaatcaagaattagaggaatatttttacttttaaaagaatgaatgccaGAGAacaatttagaaagctgtaaaagctgttgatattgaaattttatattattttgtgtcatggcaaaaaaattaaaacagttcaaaaagataaatatatctaaattttaaaagagacgaatattcgaataaacacaactctacaatgaacagttgcaactttacaaaaaaaccgttaaaatgaataatcacaactttttgtaaaacacacaatttatttttttctacagatttttttaaaataatatccaaaaggtggttgaaaaaacacaactttttgtggtatttatttggattgctattatatatagacattagatttttatatttaaaattaactaaaagttgtaaattagattcatcattccaaaaatattttgttaaatcaagaattggaagagtttctttacttttaaaagaatgaatgatagagaataatttagaaagctgtaaaaactgttgatattaaaattttatattattttgtgtcatggcaaaaaaatgaaaacagttcaaacagatagatttcaaaagatatgaatattcggATAAACACAAcactacaatgaacagttgcaattttacaaaaaaatcgttacaatgaacaatcgcaactttttgtaaaacatacaatttaaattttttacataattttttaaaaaattattcgaaatgtacgattaaaaaaaacacaacttttggtggcatttattcggattgggtttaaatatattaaaatgtcaaatccaaaaactcactatgtaatccATCTAAATCTTGGAAAAAtactctaggtattttcattaaacttttatatttaaaatgaactaaaagatgtaaattagattcatcattccaaaaatcttttggtaa encodes the following:
- the LOC104756814 gene encoding glutathione S-transferase U13-like; this translates as MAQNDTVKLIGAWSSPFALRARVALHLKSVKYEYLDEPDVIKLKSELLIKSNPIHKKVPVLIHGDVSICESLNIVQYVDEVWSSDPSILPSQPYDRAYARFWAQYVDDKCFESINAAAGAKDEEGRMVAAGKLMECLGIVEETFQKSSKGLGFFGGENIGYLDIACGTLLGPISVIEVFSGVKFLQEETTPGLMKWAERFKTHEAVKPYVASVDEYVAFAKLKFPK